From Camelina sativa cultivar DH55 chromosome 7, Cs, whole genome shotgun sequence, one genomic window encodes:
- the LOC104704246 gene encoding vesicle-associated membrane protein 711-like, which translates to MEPIGLRVTKLVLETVEVREENLWLSCDREDQRALPTRMDSNFKMSKVCYSSDLYLLQLFVALGIYALSLFVRTYARAVHTAQAYAMNDEFSRVLSQQIEYYSNDRNADRINRIKGEMNQVRGVMIENIDKVLDRGERLELLVDKTANMQGNTFRFRKQACRFRSKVWWRNCKLTVLLILLLLVIIYIGVAFLCHGPTLLSCI; encoded by the exons ATGGAACCAATTGGTTTGAGAGTCACCAAATTGGTTCTTGAAACCGTGGAG GTACGTGAAGAGAATCTATGGTTATCTTGTGACCGTGAAGATCAAAGGGCTTTACCAACGCGTATGGATTCCAATTTCAAGATG TCGAAGGTTTGTTATTCCTCAGACTTGTATTTACTTCAGCTTTTTGTTGCCTTGGGTATTTATGCTTTGTCATTGTTCGTACGGACTTATGCCAGGGCTGTTCATACAGCACAAGCTTATGCCATGAATGACGAATTCTCTAGAGTTCTCAGTCAGCAGATTGAGTATTACTCTAATGATCGTAATGCAGATAGGATCAATCGTATTAAGGGTGAAATGAATCAG GTGCGGGGTGTCATGATAGAGAACATTGACAAAGTTCTAGATAGAGGTGAACGCTTGGAGCTTCTTGTGGATAAAACCGCCAATATGCAGGGGAATACATTCCGTTTCAGAAAGCAAGCTTGTCGTTTCAGAAGCAAAGTCTGGTGGAGAAATTGCAAACTCAC GGTTCTcttaatactactactactggtGATCATATACATCGGCGTAGCCTTTCTCTGCCATGGACCTACTCTACTATCTTGCATTTAA
- the LOC104700157 gene encoding uncharacterized protein LOC104700157: protein MAGVGPITQDWEPVVIRKKAPNSAAKRDEKTVNAARRSGADIETVRKFNAGTNKAASSGTSLNTKRLDDDTENLTLYETCRLGTHLPQSLGNQMGGMGGITHCFWDNTLLLGSQRLFSVFVEWVECVSSYLKSLSKALKGLKLALHKPERRLRESLYGSVHSMSIS, encoded by the exons ATGGCAGGAGTTGGACCTATAACTCAGGATTGGGAGCCCGTTGTTATCCGTAAGAAAGCCCCTAACTCCGCCGCCAAGCGTGACGAGAAAACTGTCAACGCCGCTCGTCGATCCGGCGCCGATATCGAGACCGTCAGAAAAT TCAATGCTGGAACCAACAAGGCTGCATCAAGTGGCACATCTCTCAACACCAAAAGGCTTGATGATGACACTGAGAACCTTACTC TTTATGAGACGTGTAGACTGGGAACCCATTTGCCACAGAGCCTGGGAAATCAAATGGGTGGAATGGGTGGAATAACACATTGCTTCTGGGATAACACATTGCTTCTGGGATCTCAGCGATTATTTTCTGTCTTTGTCGAATGGGTGGAATGTGTGAGTAGCTATCTGAAGTCTTTATCAAAAGCGTTGAAAGGCCTAAAGCTTGCGTTACACAAACCAGAAAGAAGGCTCAGGGAGTCCTTGTATG GTAGTGTACATAGTATGTCCATTTCCTGA